CGTCGGCCTATGACGAGCTCCTGGGCCGGCTGGAGGTGGCGTTGATCGAGCCGCCGGCGGCGCAACCGCTGGTGGCGCGCGCCGGCGCCTTCGCCATCGATCTGCTGTTGCTGGCGTTGACGCTGGTGGCCTCGCTGGTGGCGCTGCCGCGCCTGGCCCCCGCCACCGGCTGGGAATCGGCCGAGCTTGGCTTTATCTTCTTTGCTGCGTACTCCATCGTGGCGCACAAGAACGGTGGACAGACGGTGGGCAAGCAAATTTGCGGTGTCATTTTGATCGAGCCCCGACAGAGCCTGAGCTGGCCGCGCATGCTGGCGCGCTTTATGGTGCAGATGTGGGGACCGATCGCCGCCGCCATCATGATCGACGTCGAGCTGGGCAGCGATCCGACGCTGGCCCAGATCGGCGGCCAGCTGGGCGGTGCCTTGGGCGTGCTCGGCGCGCTTTGGCTAGCCGGCTTCCTGGTGGTGTTCAGCGACAAGAAGGCCATTGCTCTGCACGATCACGTCACCGGCACGTCGGTGGTCGCCAGCTAGCTCCGGTGGCTGTGCGGTGACGCCTGCCTGTCCAGCGCGCCGCGCCCCCAAGCTTCGTCATCGCGTCGTTTGTCATCGCATCTGCGTGGCCAGCGCCGCCTTTTTCGTGGCGTCGGTTCTTGCCCGGGCGGGCAGCGCGCGTCCGGCCGACCCGGCCACCGCGCCCGCGGCGCCCGCCGCCGACACCACGCCGCTGGTCCCTGGTCCCGCCACCGACGCGCCGATGGCCGGTATCTCCGGCGACGTCACCTTCGTGCGCTCGGCCAACAACCTGTTCCTCTTGTTTCCCAGCGCCCAGCTTCAGGTGGACGGCGCGTTCGTTTCCACGCAGTCGGTGAAAAGTGGCTTCACCTTGCGTCGGGTCCGTCTGGAACTGGCGGGCTGGATCGGCCCCGGCGTCTACTACACCATCGCCGGCGACTTTGCCTCGCCGCCCCCCACCGTCGCCGATCCGGTGACCCAGTCGTTCCTGGCCACCACCGACGATTATGTGGCGCTGGCCCCGCTGGGAGATCTGGCCATCCTGCAAGCCGGTCAGTTCGATGCGCCGTTCACCTTGGAAAACCGCATCTCCGATCGCTACACCGATTTCATCGAACGGTCGCTGACCGTGCGCGCGGTCGGGGCGCCCACCAACAAAGAAGTCGGCGTGATGTTGCACGGCACCGACGATCGGCACCTGGGTTATTACTCGGCCGGCGTGTTCAACGGCGAGGGACCGAACTTTCGCAACCTGGACAATCAATTCGATCTGATCGCCCGCGGGTTTTTCGCTCCCTTCGGATTGCTGTCGGTGGATCGCCTGAAGGCCATCACGCTGGGCGGATC
Above is a genomic segment from Polyangia bacterium containing:
- a CDS encoding porin — translated: MASAAFFVASVLARAGSARPADPATAPAAPAADTTPLVPGPATDAPMAGISGDVTFVRSANNLFLLFPSAQLQVDGAFVSTQSVKSGFTLRRVRLELAGWIGPGVYYTIAGDFASPPPTVADPVTQSFLATTDDYVALAPLGDLAILQAGQFDAPFTLENRISDRYTDFIERSLTVRAVGAPTNKEVGVMLHGTDDRHLGYYSAGVFNGEGPNFRNLDNQFDLIARGFFAPFGLLSVDRLKAITLGGSVWRGRHLNGLAFQSQTTAGGFVFFNPRWTTGRAPISDVELHQQGRVLAYAFEFDAPLTHRLGLRAEYVSRHQQLAEADIDTTGSGMLRTLGNATVDSFAAYGELWFWIVGDDTLLPRPGVELPVRLAAVNDGAAADGLMVALRAEFLKEDLVSDTPAIADPNVATTRVMAGTFGVNYWYSKRFRFSLNYTLNAFHGTTENIRVIVASTPYVHELLLRLAIAL